TACAAAAATTATGATTTTTGGAAAAGTGGTCATCATGGATTGGAAACCAGTAATTATGCTAGCAGCTCCCAAACCGCCCAACATTCCAATCATCAGCCAAGGTAAGCGGGCTCTTGTAAGCTTAAAAATACTATCGTCTGCCTCTACATCCTGTGATATACCGGCAGCCATTTGGTAATCTTTTTCAGCTTCTTCTTTTATGAAATCTACAATATCATCAATGGTAATTCTACCTACCAAAACACCTTCTTCATCAACTACCGGGATGGCTTCCAAATCGTATTTCTGCATAATTCGCGCCACGTCCTCAGCTTCGGTATGTACATTTACGTAATCTACTTTTGGAATGTAAATTTCGCTAATATGTGCTTTACTGGGTGCCGTAAGCAAATCTTTCAGCGAAAGCCTGCCCTTTAGTTTTCCTTCTTTATCAGTAACGTAAATGGAATGTACACGGGTAACATTTTCCGCCTGTCGGCGCATTTCGCGTACGCAACCGGCCACGGTCCAGGTTTCTTTTACGCGAACCAATTCTTTCGCCATCAACCCTCCGGCTGTATCCTCATCATAACGTAAAAGGTCAACAATATCTGCGGCGTGGTCTTCGTCTTCAATGTGGCCAATAACCTGCTTTTGAACATCGTCATCGAGCTCTGCGATTATATCTGCCGCGTCATCGGTGTCCATTTCGTCAAGCTCGTCGGCAATTTCGGAAGGGGAAAGATTGTCGAGAATGCGTTCCCTAAAATCGTCATCCAACTCCATTAACGCTTCACTGGTAATCTCGCTATCGAGAAGTTTGACCAAATACGTGGCTTCTTCGTGGTTCAGCTCCTGTAGTAGCTCTGCCACATCGGCAAAGTGAAAATCGTGCAAGAGGCCTTTCAGCGCATCGCCATCATTATTGGCAATGTACTGTTCAATCTGCTCTATAAACTCTTCAGTCAGTTCAAATTGCATCGGTTTCCAGTTTTTGTGTGAGGGCTATAAATTGTGTAACAGAAAGTTGTTCAGGGCGTTTGCCAAAGATAGCATCTTCTTTTATTTTATCGGATAGATTAAAGGATTTTAAACTGTTTCGAAGTGTTTTTCTACGTTGCTGAAAAGCTGTTTTCACAACTTTATAGAGCATTTTTTCATCGCAGGGAAGGGTGTAATTTTCTTTTCTTCGGAGCCGAAGGACGCCGCTGTCTACTTTTGGAGGGGGGTTAAAGACTGATGGTGGCACAGTGAACAAATATTCGGCATCGTAAAATGCTTGTGCCAAAACCGAAAGAATTCCATAAGCTTTGCTGCCTTCCTTTTCACAGATTCTTTCAGCCACTTCCTTTTGGAACATACCTGTAAACTCTGGAATTTGCTCTTTCCAATCCAACAATTTAAAAACAATCTGCGTTGAAATATTATAGGGAAAATTGCCCGTTATGGCGAATTGTTCTTCCCCGAAAAGCTGTGAAATATCATACTTCAAAAAATCCGCTTCAAGGATTTTAAGGTTTT
The Aequorivita iocasae genome window above contains:
- the rsmA gene encoding 16S rRNA (adenine(1518)-N(6)/adenine(1519)-N(6))-dimethyltransferase RsmA, with product MGKEVRAKKHLGQHFLKDETIAEKIGDTLSLEGYKNVLEIGPGMGVLTKYLIKKNIEVIAMDLDTESIAYLEENYPDKNLKILEADFLKYDISQLFGEEQFAITGNFPYNISTQIVFKLLDWKEQIPEFTGMFQKEVAERICEKEGSKAYGILSVLAQAFYDAEYLFTVPPSVFNPPPKVDSGVLRLRRKENYTLPCDEKMLYKVVKTAFQQRRKTLRNSLKSFNLSDKIKEDAIFGKRPEQLSVTQFIALTQKLETDAI
- the mgtE gene encoding magnesium transporter, which codes for MQFELTEEFIEQIEQYIANNDGDALKGLLHDFHFADVAELLQELNHEEATYLVKLLDSEITSEALMELDDDFRERILDNLSPSEIADELDEMDTDDAADIIAELDDDVQKQVIGHIEDEDHAADIVDLLRYDEDTAGGLMAKELVRVKETWTVAGCVREMRRQAENVTRVHSIYVTDKEGKLKGRLSLKDLLTAPSKAHISEIYIPKVDYVNVHTEAEDVARIMQKYDLEAIPVVDEEGVLVGRITIDDIVDFIKEEAEKDYQMAAGISQDVEADDSIFKLTRARLPWLMIGMLGGLGAASIITGFQSMMTTFPKIIIFVPLIQATAGNVGVQSSAIVVQGLANDTIKGNIITRLLKESLLALVNGIAIALVVLVISHFFFFTSYLESISIGIAIITVIILAALIGTFIPILLDKRGIDPAVATGPFITTSNDIFGILTYFLIAKLILGF